The following proteins come from a genomic window of Trifolium pratense cultivar HEN17-A07 linkage group LG4, ARS_RC_1.1, whole genome shotgun sequence:
- the LOC123920789 gene encoding probable 2-oxoglutarate-dependent dioxygenase AOP1: protein MVQKKIEERKMGNESEIPILDFSKSSGMMLMEESEGRKEMCKKVREAFENHGCLLVRCDEISNPLREDLFTGLKSLFDLPEETKQKFFSPNAYRGYTNKGDEVPHADSFGIYDAHKPDTIGQDFVDLLWPQGNQTFSKALSSMTSKVRELSLLILKMVVEGFGLPQQYNLDVEQLNSYSNTRLTRYKLPEDNKDSEIALAPHCDKATFSLICENGVQGLQVLSKTGNWVDVNIPKNGCAVLVGDMLKAWTNGIFPAAKHRVVTRGGDKERITFILMAVPKESMVIKAPSELVDDENHPLCYRSFMYEEYIYYRCSTHGEEGSLEKFAGL, encoded by the exons ATGGTGcaaaagaaaatagaagaaaGGAAAATGGGTAATGAGAGTGAGATcccaattttagatttttcaaaGAGTAGTGGAATGATGTTAATGGAAGAGAGTGAAGGAAGGAAAGAAATGTGCAAGAAAGTGAGAGAAGCATTTGAGAATCACGGTTGTTTACTCGTAAGGTGTGATGAAATCTCAAATCCATTACGTGAAGATTTGTTCACGGGCTTGAAATCATTGTTTGATCTACCTGAAGAGACCAAGCAGAAGTTCTTTAGCCCAAATGCTTATAGGGGCTACACTAACAAGGGCGATGAAGTTCCTCATGCTGATAGCTTTGGTATTTATGATGCTCATAAGCCAGATACAATTGGTCAAGACTTTGTTGACCTCTTGTGGCCTCAAGGAAATCAAACTTTTAG TAAGGCACTAAGTTCCATGACCTCAAAAGTACGGGAACTAAGCTTGCTTATCCTGAAGATGGTTGTGGAGGGTTTCGGCCTTCCACAACAATACAACTTGGATGTTGAACAGCTGAATAGCTACTCTAATACACGATTGACAAGGTATAAACTTCCTGAAGACAACAAGGATTCTGAGATTGCTTTGGCACCTCACTGTGACAAAGCCACCTTTTCTCTCATATGCGAAAATGGCGTCCAAGGTCTGCAGGTGCTATCCAAAACAGGCAATTGGGTTGATGTAAATATTCCCAAAAATGGCTGTGCAGTACTTGTTGGTGACATGTTGAAG GCATGGACCAATGGAATATTTCCAGCAGCCAAACACAGAGTGGTGACTAGAGGAGGAGACAAAGAGAGAATCACATTTATTCTTATGGCAGTGCCAAAGGAAAGTATGGTTATTAAGGCACCCTCTGAATTGGTGGATGATGAAAATCACCCTCTCTGTTACAGGTCATTCATGTATGAGGAATACATATACTATCGGTGTTCGACTCATGGAGAAGAGGGATCACTTGAAAAATTTGCTGGACTTTGA